A single Camarhynchus parvulus chromosome 5, STF_HiC, whole genome shotgun sequence DNA region contains:
- the CLMN gene encoding calmin isoform X1, with translation MAGQEWDWFQREELIGHISDIRVQNLQVERENVQKRTFTRWINLHLGKCKPPLKVKDLFIDIQDGKILMALLEVLSGQKLMHEYKSSTHRIFRLNNIAKALKFLEDSNVKLVSIDAAEIADGNSSLVLGLIWNIILFFQIKELTGNLNRNSSSSSLSSGPSGPESDTSPSTPSVERNMSITVKDQRRAIRALLIWVQRKTRKYGVAVQDFTSSWRSGLAFLAVIKAIDCTLVDMKHALEKSARENLEDAFSIAQNKLGVPRLLEPEDIMVESPDEQSIVTYVAQFLEHFPELEGEDFTDPDRELPIESTYVHIKDTPSEKEGKILILSENEENMYTVNHERSHPAPPKVHIHDIPERIPSETTSENCNGKLSQVLGDLQETSEEEPQRPTSLKITGPVSFESKSSWEVLNDKFMSGEESISDDQLKQNDDLSPAVLTDQKNSVDSFEEYSEELTKETPTEYDNETKSLSANTSSLSPLSWTSGILTDDSINKVEDSKPQSSIILPEDTSKQEDTQKYILHLLNEEIQTLSQDEHTKESPGLETIETNTCSLNDSNLKSQELSTQQETSDDSLSDIPKTPEDLDSCDEVESATEVVPSSSKVSVIPHDLFYYPHYNVPISAVLNAYLEPCIEGYDAGNEKASSETVTDVLHDKNLPEQDHKEDDPELDLENKLRTPPSETDTENSEEETTKTSSHVNSSDEKEVPLLVDELEIEEDANKATNHEDSTIPQHPEAIVENLEDLPIAIKTPEENSNTEEEEKNMIEEDLQISEVATTTLSQDDLEENAEFQEFTRSSDSDVNIHLRKRFSRNASEEETYDVNEQMMTDMGENPLIVGKKKDLEASETPAPTHEITIFEQPELFYFVIFFWVLVYCLLLLPQLLSNKV, from the exons aTGCACGAATACAAATCTTCAACCCATCGCATTTTTCGTTTGAACAACATAGCCAAAGCACTTAAGTTCTTGGAGGACAGTAAC GTAAAGCTTGTTAGCATTGATGCAGCAGAAATAGCAGATGGAAATTCCTCTCTGGTACTTGGACTAATATGGAATATAATCTTGTTTTTTCAG ATTAAGGAGCTTACAGGCAACCTCAACAggaactcctcctcctccagcctgtccTCTGGACCCAGTGGTCCAGAATCAGACACatcccccagcactcccagcgTGGAGAGAAACATGTCCATTACAGTGAAGGATCAGCGGAGAGCCATCAGGGCCCTTCTAATCTGGGTgcagaggaaaaccagaaa GTATGGCGTTGCAGTCCAGGACTTCACGAGTAGTTGGAGGAGTGGCCTTGCTTTCCTAGCTGTCATAAAAGCCATAGATTGTACTTTGGTAGACATGAAGCATGCACTGGAGAAATCAGCACGAGAAAACCTGGAGGATGCTTTCAGCATCGCACAGAATAAACTGGGTGTCCCTCGGCTCCTCGAACCTGAAG ATATCATGGTGGAGTCCCCCGATGAACAGTCAATTGTGACATATGTGGCACAATTCCTGGAGCacttcccagagctggaaggg GAAGACTTTACAGATCCTGACAGGGAGCTTCCAATTGAGTCCACATATGTCCACATCAAAGACACACCGTCAGAGAAGGAAGGCAAAATCTTGATTTtaagtgaaaatgaagaaaacatgtATACTGTTAATCATGAGAGGAGTCATCCAGCTCCTCCAAAGGTCCATATTCATGATATCCCTGAGAGAATCCCATCAGAAACCACTTCTGAAAATTGTAATGGGAAACTGAGTCAAGTGTTAGGTGATTTACAGGAAACATCCGAAGAGGAGCCTCAAAGGCCTACCTCACTGAAAATTACAGGACCTGTCAGTTTTGAATCCAAGTCCTCTTGGGAGGTTCTAAATGATAAATTCATGTCAGGTGAAGAGAGCATCTCTGATGATCAACTGAAACAAAATGATGACCTTTCTCCAGCTGTTCTGACAGATCAGAAAAATTCTGTTGACTCTTTTGAAGAATACTCTGAAGAATTAACTAAGGAAACCCCTACTGAATATGACAATGAAACCAAGAGCCTTTCAGCCAATACTTCTTCTTTGAGTCCATTATCCTGGACTTCAGGTATACTTACAGATGATTCTATTAATAAAGTCGAAGACAGCAAACCCCAGTCTTCAATTATTTTACCAGAAGATACATCAAAACAAGAAGATACGCAGAAGTACATTCTCCACCTTCTAAATGAGGAAATACAGACACTTTCACAAGATGAACATACAAAGGAATCACCTGGCCttgagacaatagaaacaaataCTTGTTCACTGAATGATTCTAATCTCAAAAGCCAAGAACTATCTACACAGCAGGAAACATCTGATGACTCTCTCTCAGATATACCTAAAACTCCAGAGGACCTGGACAGCTGTGATGAAGTTGAATCTGCAACTGAAGTGGTACCCAGTTCTTCAAAAGTATCTGTGATACCCCATGATCTCTTTTATTATCCACATTATAATGTTCCCATATCAGCAGTTCTGAATGCTTACCTTGAGCCTTGTATCGAAGGTTATGatgcaggaaatgaaaaagcttCTTCTGAAACAGTAACAGATGTTTTACATGACAAGAACTTACCAGAACAGGACCACAAGGAAGATGATCCAGAGCTAGACTTGGAGAATAAGCTACGTACCCCTCCATCAGAAACAGATACTGAGAACAGCGAGGAGGAAACTACAAAAACAAGCAGTCACGTGAATTCTTCAGATGAAAAAGAAGTGCCATTACTAGTAGACGAGTTAGAAATAGAAGAAGATGCCAATAAGGCCACCAACCATGAAGATTCCACTATTCCACAACATCCTGAG GCCATAGTAGAAAATCTAGAGGATTTACCAATAGCCATAAAGACACCAGAAGAAAATAGTAAtacagaggaggaagagaaaaatatgattGAAGAAGATTTGCAGATCTCAGAAGTTGCCACTACTACTCTATCACAAGATGACCtggaagaaaatgctgaattccAGGAATTTACCAG AAGCAGTGACAGTGATGTCAACATTCATCTCCGAAAAAGGTTTTCTCGTAATGCTTCTGAGGAG GAAACCTATGATGTAAACGAGCAGATGATGACAGATATGGGTGAAAATCCATTAATCGTTGG gaagaaaaaggactTGGAAGCAAGCGAGACTCCAGCACCAACTCATGAGATAACAATTTTTGAGCAGCCAGAGCTATTCTactttgtaattttcttttgggTGCTGGTCTACTGCCTTTTACTCCTTCCACAGCTGCTTAGCAACAAAGTTTGA
- the CLMN gene encoding calmin isoform X2 — translation MAGQEWDWFQREELIGHISDIRVQNLQVERENVQKRTFTRWINLHLGKCKPPLKVKDLFIDIQDGKILMALLEVLSGQKLMHEYKSSTHRIFRLNNIAKALKFLEDSNVKLVSIDAAEIADGNSSLVLGLIWNIILFFQIKELTGNLNRNSSSSSLSSGPSGPESDTSPSTPSVERNMSITVKDQRRAIRALLIWVQRKTRKYGVAVQDFTSSWRSGLAFLAVIKAIDCTLVDMKHALEKSARENLEDAFSIAQNKLGVPRLLEPEDIMVESPDEQSIVTYVAQFLEHFPELEGEDFTDPDRELPIESTYVHIKDTPSEKEGKILILSENEENMYTVNHERSHPAPPKVHIHDIPERIPSETTSENCNGKLSQVLGDLQETSEEEPQRPTSLKITGPVSFESKSSWEVLNDKFMSGEESISDDQLKQNDDLSPAVLTDQKNSVDSFEEYSEELTKETPTEYDNETKSLSANTSSLSPLSWTSGILTDDSINKVEDSKPQSSIILPEDTSKQEDTQKYILHLLNEEIQTLSQDEHTKESPGLETIETNTCSLNDSNLKSQELSTQQETSDDSLSDIPKTPEDLDSCDEVESATEVVPSSSKVSVIPHDLFYYPHYNVPISAVLNAYLEPCIEGYDAGNEKASSETVTDVLHDKNLPEQDHKEDDPELDLENKLRTPPSETDTENSEEETTKTSSHVNSSDEKEVPLLVDELEIEEDANKATNHEDSTIPQHPEAIVENLEDLPIAIKTPEENSNTEEEEKNMIEEDLQISEVATTTLSQDDLEENAEFQEFTSSDSDVNIHLRKRFSRNASEEETYDVNEQMMTDMGENPLIVGKKKDLEASETPAPTHEITIFEQPELFYFVIFFWVLVYCLLLLPQLLSNKV, via the exons aTGCACGAATACAAATCTTCAACCCATCGCATTTTTCGTTTGAACAACATAGCCAAAGCACTTAAGTTCTTGGAGGACAGTAAC GTAAAGCTTGTTAGCATTGATGCAGCAGAAATAGCAGATGGAAATTCCTCTCTGGTACTTGGACTAATATGGAATATAATCTTGTTTTTTCAG ATTAAGGAGCTTACAGGCAACCTCAACAggaactcctcctcctccagcctgtccTCTGGACCCAGTGGTCCAGAATCAGACACatcccccagcactcccagcgTGGAGAGAAACATGTCCATTACAGTGAAGGATCAGCGGAGAGCCATCAGGGCCCTTCTAATCTGGGTgcagaggaaaaccagaaa GTATGGCGTTGCAGTCCAGGACTTCACGAGTAGTTGGAGGAGTGGCCTTGCTTTCCTAGCTGTCATAAAAGCCATAGATTGTACTTTGGTAGACATGAAGCATGCACTGGAGAAATCAGCACGAGAAAACCTGGAGGATGCTTTCAGCATCGCACAGAATAAACTGGGTGTCCCTCGGCTCCTCGAACCTGAAG ATATCATGGTGGAGTCCCCCGATGAACAGTCAATTGTGACATATGTGGCACAATTCCTGGAGCacttcccagagctggaaggg GAAGACTTTACAGATCCTGACAGGGAGCTTCCAATTGAGTCCACATATGTCCACATCAAAGACACACCGTCAGAGAAGGAAGGCAAAATCTTGATTTtaagtgaaaatgaagaaaacatgtATACTGTTAATCATGAGAGGAGTCATCCAGCTCCTCCAAAGGTCCATATTCATGATATCCCTGAGAGAATCCCATCAGAAACCACTTCTGAAAATTGTAATGGGAAACTGAGTCAAGTGTTAGGTGATTTACAGGAAACATCCGAAGAGGAGCCTCAAAGGCCTACCTCACTGAAAATTACAGGACCTGTCAGTTTTGAATCCAAGTCCTCTTGGGAGGTTCTAAATGATAAATTCATGTCAGGTGAAGAGAGCATCTCTGATGATCAACTGAAACAAAATGATGACCTTTCTCCAGCTGTTCTGACAGATCAGAAAAATTCTGTTGACTCTTTTGAAGAATACTCTGAAGAATTAACTAAGGAAACCCCTACTGAATATGACAATGAAACCAAGAGCCTTTCAGCCAATACTTCTTCTTTGAGTCCATTATCCTGGACTTCAGGTATACTTACAGATGATTCTATTAATAAAGTCGAAGACAGCAAACCCCAGTCTTCAATTATTTTACCAGAAGATACATCAAAACAAGAAGATACGCAGAAGTACATTCTCCACCTTCTAAATGAGGAAATACAGACACTTTCACAAGATGAACATACAAAGGAATCACCTGGCCttgagacaatagaaacaaataCTTGTTCACTGAATGATTCTAATCTCAAAAGCCAAGAACTATCTACACAGCAGGAAACATCTGATGACTCTCTCTCAGATATACCTAAAACTCCAGAGGACCTGGACAGCTGTGATGAAGTTGAATCTGCAACTGAAGTGGTACCCAGTTCTTCAAAAGTATCTGTGATACCCCATGATCTCTTTTATTATCCACATTATAATGTTCCCATATCAGCAGTTCTGAATGCTTACCTTGAGCCTTGTATCGAAGGTTATGatgcaggaaatgaaaaagcttCTTCTGAAACAGTAACAGATGTTTTACATGACAAGAACTTACCAGAACAGGACCACAAGGAAGATGATCCAGAGCTAGACTTGGAGAATAAGCTACGTACCCCTCCATCAGAAACAGATACTGAGAACAGCGAGGAGGAAACTACAAAAACAAGCAGTCACGTGAATTCTTCAGATGAAAAAGAAGTGCCATTACTAGTAGACGAGTTAGAAATAGAAGAAGATGCCAATAAGGCCACCAACCATGAAGATTCCACTATTCCACAACATCCTGAG GCCATAGTAGAAAATCTAGAGGATTTACCAATAGCCATAAAGACACCAGAAGAAAATAGTAAtacagaggaggaagagaaaaatatgattGAAGAAGATTTGCAGATCTCAGAAGTTGCCACTACTACTCTATCACAAGATGACCtggaagaaaatgctgaattccAGGAATTTACCAG CAGTGACAGTGATGTCAACATTCATCTCCGAAAAAGGTTTTCTCGTAATGCTTCTGAGGAG GAAACCTATGATGTAAACGAGCAGATGATGACAGATATGGGTGAAAATCCATTAATCGTTGG gaagaaaaaggactTGGAAGCAAGCGAGACTCCAGCACCAACTCATGAGATAACAATTTTTGAGCAGCCAGAGCTATTCTactttgtaattttcttttgggTGCTGGTCTACTGCCTTTTACTCCTTCCACAGCTGCTTAGCAACAAAGTTTGA